From a single Bryobacter aggregatus MPL3 genomic region:
- a CDS encoding SMP-30/gluconolactonase/LRE family protein produces the protein MFFRLRSAFLSAALTTAMVQAQSFEAGTPLKSSPNVKTYGGFRFAESISYDPTRDLYIAVNAGMPQKLVPNDGYVSLIHPDGSAHTLKWIGVNRNGLTLNHPLGSYIRNGLLYVADIDTIRWFDLKTGEPKGSITVEGATVFNDLEVAADGTIYVTQTGTQEPESWRLYKITPDGKASVLVTGAPLKQPNGVAFDQNGNIVVVNIGSTDILTFSPEGKLLTTEQSVDAGNDGIAILPDGTKYVSSVRVGTVSRIRPGQKAELIASGIPSAASMTYDPKRNRLVIPMNDWNAITFVDLNPVVK, from the coding sequence ATGTTTTTCCGATTGCGATCCGCTTTTCTTTCCGCCGCTTTGACCACTGCCATGGTCCAGGCGCAAAGCTTTGAAGCAGGCACGCCGCTGAAGTCGAGCCCCAACGTGAAGACCTACGGCGGCTTCCGCTTTGCCGAAAGCATCAGCTACGACCCAACGCGCGATCTCTACATCGCCGTGAATGCGGGCATGCCGCAGAAGCTCGTGCCCAACGACGGCTACGTCTCACTGATCCATCCAGACGGCTCGGCCCATACCTTGAAGTGGATTGGAGTCAATCGCAACGGACTCACATTGAATCATCCACTCGGAAGTTACATCCGCAACGGCCTGCTCTATGTAGCCGACATCGACACCATTCGTTGGTTCGATCTCAAAACGGGCGAACCCAAGGGCAGCATCACGGTTGAGGGCGCGACGGTCTTCAATGACCTCGAAGTCGCCGCAGATGGAACGATCTATGTCACCCAGACCGGCACCCAGGAGCCCGAGAGCTGGCGCCTCTACAAAATCACTCCTGATGGCAAAGCCTCGGTTCTGGTGACGGGCGCCCCGCTGAAGCAGCCAAACGGCGTGGCCTTCGACCAGAATGGCAACATCGTCGTGGTGAACATTGGCAGCACCGACATCCTCACCTTTAGCCCGGAAGGCAAGCTGTTGACCACAGAGCAGTCCGTCGATGCGGGCAACGATGGCATCGCCATTCTTCCCGATGGAACGAAATATGTCAGCAGCGTACGGGTAGGAACGGTCTCGCGCATCCGTCCCGGGCAGAAGGCGGAACTGATCGCATCGGGCATTCCCAGCGCCGCCTCAATGACTTACGATCCCAAGCGCAACCGCCTGGTGATTCCGATGAACGACTGGAACGCCATCACCTTCGTCGACCTCAATCCAGTGGTGAAGTAG
- a CDS encoding PQQ-dependent sugar dehydrogenase, which translates to MRILIPCVVLASLSFAQAPAPTRNPFPQPIEAKEGVVLVRFAEFASLPTVPGQPQPARMMLLVNEPGTKRLFVNDMVGPLYTVSYDGKTVTPYLDTNAEQWGYPVQSQGPERGFQSFAIHPQFHQRGSRGYGKFYTYTDTTNMTATADFKMADKEHTHDTVLLEWTAKTPGAATYDGGKPRELIRWAQPYANHNGGHLAFNPLASPRDADFGLLYLGAADGGSGGDPFKVGQNLKSAFGKILRIDPLGSNSANGKYGIPASNPFVKNGADALGEIYAYGVRNAQRLFWDAKNGNMFMSEIGQNAIEEISPVPAGGDLGWNVWEGSLRFHSRDGVLLGESRADREVIYPVVEYDHADPLLLSNVAAIGGFVYRHKAIPQLTGKLIFGDNPSGEIFYVSADNLPKGGSEAIRRVLFDDKGTTKTLLQLIKEKNTAQGQRPANRADLRFGEGPDGKVFILNKRDGTIRVLVASGR; encoded by the coding sequence ATGAGAATCTTGATTCCCTGCGTTGTCCTCGCGTCGCTAAGCTTTGCGCAAGCTCCAGCCCCGACGCGAAATCCCTTTCCGCAGCCGATCGAGGCCAAAGAGGGCGTTGTGCTGGTGCGCTTTGCCGAGTTTGCCTCTTTGCCCACTGTTCCGGGCCAGCCGCAACCGGCGCGCATGATGCTTCTTGTCAACGAGCCAGGAACCAAGCGCCTGTTTGTCAATGACATGGTGGGGCCGCTCTATACGGTGAGCTATGACGGTAAGACCGTGACGCCTTATCTCGATACAAATGCCGAGCAGTGGGGCTACCCGGTGCAATCGCAAGGGCCTGAGCGCGGCTTCCAGAGTTTCGCCATTCATCCTCAGTTCCACCAACGCGGCAGCCGTGGCTATGGCAAGTTTTATACCTATACCGACACGACGAACATGACGGCTACGGCTGACTTCAAAATGGCCGACAAAGAGCACACGCACGACACGGTGCTGCTCGAGTGGACGGCCAAGACCCCAGGCGCTGCGACTTATGATGGCGGCAAGCCGCGCGAGTTGATCCGCTGGGCACAACCCTACGCCAATCACAACGGTGGCCATCTTGCCTTCAATCCGCTGGCCTCGCCACGTGATGCCGACTTTGGCCTTCTCTATCTCGGCGCTGCCGACGGAGGCAGTGGTGGCGACCCCTTCAAGGTGGGGCAGAATTTGAAATCGGCCTTTGGCAAGATTCTTCGCATCGACCCGCTTGGCTCCAATAGCGCGAATGGCAAGTACGGCATTCCGGCATCGAACCCGTTTGTGAAGAATGGTGCGGATGCGTTGGGCGAGATTTACGCCTACGGCGTGCGCAATGCGCAGCGGCTGTTCTGGGATGCGAAGAACGGCAACATGTTCATGTCGGAGATCGGGCAGAACGCAATCGAAGAGATCAGCCCGGTGCCCGCGGGAGGCGACCTCGGCTGGAATGTTTGGGAGGGAAGTTTGCGCTTCCACAGCCGCGATGGCGTGCTGCTGGGCGAGTCTCGCGCAGACCGTGAAGTGATTTATCCCGTTGTCGAATACGATCACGCAGATCCGCTGCTGCTGTCCAATGTTGCGGCCATTGGCGGATTTGTGTATCGCCATAAGGCAATTCCACAACTGACCGGCAAGCTGATCTTTGGCGACAACCCGAGCGGCGAGATCTTCTATGTCAGCGCGGACAATTTGCCGAAGGGTGGTTCGGAGGCGATTCGCCGCGTCTTATTCGATGACAAGGGAACGACGAAGACGCTGCTGCAACTGATCAAGGAGAAGAACACCGCACAGGGCCAGCGGCCGGCCAATCGCGCGGATCTTCGCTTTGGAGAAGGCCCCGACGGAAAGGTCTTCATCCTGAATAAGCGCGACGGGACGATTCGCGTTCTGGTGGCGAGCGGCCGTTAG
- a CDS encoding mannonate dehydratase translates to MQQIKSKKVLEALEDPSRREFAKVAIAAAGILTGLTPAKAVVHQNAPGIKLCVQSPAQPTDEQLLFLKQLGAQYVSVGSTPNLRTADGFLQIKKRYADAGITVWNIGNTSVHNMPEVTLNLPGRDAKVEEYKAYLRNLGKAGIRYTTYAHMGNGIWNSGRTEVRGASARQFDQNSPEAAGYWDGKVFKGPLSHGREFTKDEIWANYTHFIKQATPVAEEVGVRIGIHPDDPPVPVLAGVPRCIFSNYEGYKRAMQIANSPNVGICLCCGTWLEGGVKLTGKDPEGMIRTFGAEKVWKIHFRNVSAPLPHFVETFMDNGYYDMWKIMKALRDVRYDGIVILDHSPTMVGGNYTNTAYGYAYMKALLDRANAEAKG, encoded by the coding sequence GTGCAGCAAATCAAGTCGAAGAAAGTTTTAGAGGCGCTCGAGGATCCCTCGCGGCGCGAGTTTGCAAAGGTGGCAATCGCTGCCGCGGGAATCCTGACTGGCCTGACGCCGGCGAAAGCGGTAGTGCATCAGAATGCACCGGGCATTAAGCTCTGTGTGCAGTCGCCAGCCCAGCCTACCGATGAGCAGTTGCTGTTTCTGAAGCAGTTGGGGGCTCAATATGTGAGCGTGGGCTCAACGCCGAACCTGCGTACTGCCGATGGCTTTCTGCAGATCAAGAAGCGCTATGCCGATGCGGGAATCACGGTCTGGAATATTGGCAACACGAGCGTCCATAACATGCCGGAAGTGACGCTCAATCTGCCAGGGCGGGACGCCAAGGTGGAGGAGTACAAGGCCTATCTGCGCAATCTGGGCAAGGCCGGGATTCGTTATACGACTTACGCGCATATGGGGAACGGCATCTGGAACAGCGGGCGGACCGAGGTTCGTGGCGCCTCGGCGCGGCAGTTCGATCAGAATAGTCCGGAGGCTGCGGGCTATTGGGATGGCAAGGTGTTCAAAGGGCCGCTGTCGCATGGCCGCGAGTTCACCAAGGATGAGATCTGGGCGAACTACACGCACTTCATCAAGCAAGCGACTCCGGTGGCGGAGGAAGTGGGCGTGCGCATCGGCATCCATCCGGACGATCCGCCAGTGCCGGTTCTGGCCGGGGTGCCGCGCTGCATCTTCAGCAATTACGAAGGATACAAGCGTGCGATGCAGATCGCGAACAGTCCGAATGTCGGGATCTGTCTGTGTTGCGGCACCTGGCTTGAGGGTGGGGTGAAGCTGACGGGGAAAGATCCGGAGGGGATGATCCGGACCTTTGGCGCGGAGAAGGTGTGGAAGATCCACTTCCGCAACGTCAGTGCGCCGCTGCCGCATTTTGTCGAGACCTTTATGGACAATGGCTACTACGACATGTGGAAGATCATGAAGGCGTTGCGCGATGTGAGGTATGACGGCATCGTGATTCTGGACCATAGCCCGACGATGGTGGGCGGTAACTATACGAACACCGCTTATGGCTACGCCTACATGAAGGCACTTCTCGACCGAGCAAACGCCGAAGCGAAGGGTTGA
- a CDS encoding tetratricopeptide repeat protein, with product MSWVLLLAVFAAEPGYVDSKACQPCHAGIYALYAKSGMGRSFARFQSLPATANYTHQGRRYLAAGNTMSRGAISLGIDFVIGSGNHSQTLIHQRSAGKWVELPLSWYAEGGGKWRMSPGYDRLDHSEFTREVSESCLFCHKGYTPELAIDCQRCHGPGEAHAKRQGPIVNPAKLTPERSLEVCLQCHLESASRTLPDSILRLGRRVNSFRPGEALGDYRVFFEFARPAESDRMTVNGAGYGLLQSACYLKSAGKLQCTTCHDPHSEFTLQEDRFDAACRSCHGQKHEAARTDCSGCHMPKRRTEDAVHVVMTDHRIRRDARPSLARIAETHGRMTGAVRPLYPRLLADSAEIRLYRAMAEGDAASMERALGELHSTDARAYFELGEAWKKQGRLVEALAAYRKSADARAVVAAVEILLRQSRLEEASGLLEPAVRQWPKDAKLWSSLAVIAVGRGQFAVGLQHARQALALDEEDHLAWWNFGVCLEATGDKAQAQEAYRRSTELRPPGPR from the coding sequence ATGTCGTGGGTTCTGCTGCTTGCCGTCTTTGCCGCGGAGCCCGGCTATGTGGATTCGAAAGCGTGCCAGCCTTGTCATGCCGGGATCTATGCGCTCTATGCGAAGTCTGGTATGGGCCGCTCCTTTGCGCGATTCCAGTCGTTGCCTGCGACGGCAAACTACACGCACCAGGGCCGTCGCTACTTGGCGGCGGGGAATACGATGTCTCGCGGAGCTATCTCGCTTGGGATCGACTTTGTGATCGGTTCCGGCAACCATTCGCAGACCTTGATCCACCAGCGGTCTGCAGGGAAATGGGTGGAGTTGCCGCTGAGTTGGTATGCCGAAGGGGGCGGGAAATGGAGGATGAGCCCGGGCTATGATCGCCTGGACCACTCCGAGTTTACGCGCGAGGTGAGCGAGTCCTGCCTGTTCTGCCACAAAGGGTATACGCCTGAGTTGGCGATCGATTGCCAACGTTGTCATGGGCCTGGAGAGGCTCATGCGAAGCGGCAGGGGCCGATCGTGAACCCGGCGAAGCTTACGCCAGAGCGGAGTCTTGAGGTGTGTCTGCAGTGTCATCTCGAGTCGGCCAGCCGGACGCTTCCAGATTCAATCTTGCGGCTGGGACGTCGTGTGAATTCGTTTCGACCGGGAGAAGCGCTTGGGGACTATCGGGTGTTCTTCGAGTTCGCCCGGCCTGCGGAATCGGATCGCATGACGGTGAACGGGGCGGGCTATGGCTTATTGCAGTCCGCCTGCTATCTCAAGAGTGCGGGCAAACTGCAGTGCACCACCTGCCATGATCCGCATAGCGAGTTCACGCTGCAGGAGGATCGCTTTGATGCGGCTTGCCGCAGTTGCCATGGACAGAAGCACGAGGCGGCGCGTACAGATTGCAGTGGTTGCCATATGCCGAAGCGACGGACGGAGGACGCGGTTCATGTGGTGATGACGGATCACCGGATTCGCCGCGATGCGCGCCCATCGCTTGCGAGGATCGCGGAGACGCATGGCCGGATGACGGGGGCTGTGCGGCCGCTCTATCCTCGTCTGCTGGCGGACAGCGCGGAGATCCGCCTGTATCGGGCGATGGCTGAGGGCGATGCGGCCAGCATGGAGCGGGCGCTTGGCGAACTACACTCGACGGATGCGCGGGCCTACTTTGAGCTTGGAGAAGCATGGAAGAAGCAGGGGCGTTTGGTGGAGGCGCTGGCTGCTTATCGGAAGTCTGCAGACGCGCGGGCCGTTGTGGCGGCGGTTGAGATTCTGCTGCGGCAATCGCGTCTGGAGGAGGCTTCGGGATTGCTGGAACCGGCTGTCCGGCAGTGGCCGAAGGACGCGAAGCTATGGAGTAGTCTGGCCGTCATTGCCGTGGGGCGGGGACAGTTTGCCGTGGGCTTACAGCATGCCCGGCAGGCGCTGGCTCTTGATGAGGAAGATCATCTGGCCTGGTGGAACTTCGGTGTGTGCCTCGAGGCAACGGGAGACAAGGCGCAAGCACAGGAGGCGTACCGGAGGAGTACGGAGTTGCGGCCGCCAGGGCCCCGCTAG
- a CDS encoding enolase C-terminal domain-like protein, translating into MRRRDLFKTVLAAPVLSAAAQDQVAKRTNGLPPLTIKDVKIITTSGGRNYRWVFLKIITSEPGLYGIGSANDIYQTAALISALEKNLKPWLIGKDPSKIEDLWHSANYKTYWRGGPVNNKVLGAMDEALWDIKGKRAGMPVYELLGGKAHDAVACYDHVSGRSHENAAEVVAKSFESGYRHIRLQYGEGGYGGGGFYPAGKGERAEQGYQGPAFDEDLYVQTIPKVFEYVRSKVGFEPKLLHDVHSHLGGPNAMLFSKKIEDSMLYFVEDILGPENLGWYKEIRKVSATPQAVGEVFSNTAEYYPLIAERLINFIRCRVTAIGGITPAKKLAHLCEVFGVKTAFQEGGENDPVNQLAAYHVDLSSTAFGIQEENHFPPSVHEMMPGTAQIRRGYMYGSGKPGLGIDIDEALAAKYPITEPKNGGAYPTDRSLGGTVVTP; encoded by the coding sequence ATGCGACGTAGAGACCTTTTCAAGACCGTGCTGGCAGCTCCTGTACTGTCAGCGGCCGCGCAGGACCAAGTGGCAAAGAGAACCAACGGACTCCCTCCGCTGACCATCAAAGACGTAAAGATCATCACGACCAGCGGCGGGCGGAATTATCGCTGGGTCTTCTTGAAGATCATCACGAGCGAGCCCGGCCTTTACGGCATCGGTTCGGCGAACGATATCTACCAGACGGCGGCCTTGATCTCTGCACTCGAAAAGAATCTGAAGCCTTGGCTGATCGGCAAAGATCCAAGCAAGATCGAAGACCTTTGGCATTCCGCAAACTACAAAACCTATTGGCGTGGTGGCCCGGTCAACAATAAGGTGCTCGGCGCCATGGACGAGGCACTGTGGGATATCAAGGGAAAACGCGCCGGCATGCCGGTTTATGAACTGCTCGGTGGCAAAGCCCACGACGCGGTCGCCTGCTATGACCACGTCAGCGGACGCTCCCACGAGAACGCAGCGGAAGTTGTAGCAAAGTCCTTCGAGAGTGGTTACCGGCACATCCGGCTCCAGTACGGCGAGGGCGGCTATGGAGGTGGGGGCTTCTACCCTGCCGGCAAGGGGGAGCGAGCGGAGCAAGGCTACCAAGGGCCAGCCTTCGACGAAGACCTGTATGTCCAGACCATCCCCAAGGTCTTCGAGTATGTCCGGTCGAAGGTTGGTTTTGAGCCGAAGCTGTTGCACGATGTCCATTCGCATCTCGGCGGCCCCAACGCCATGCTCTTCTCAAAGAAGATTGAAGACTCGATGCTGTACTTTGTAGAAGACATCCTCGGACCCGAGAATCTGGGCTGGTACAAGGAGATTCGGAAGGTGTCTGCCACACCGCAAGCCGTGGGCGAGGTCTTCTCCAATACAGCGGAATACTATCCATTGATCGCCGAGCGATTGATCAACTTCATTCGCTGCCGCGTTACCGCAATTGGCGGGATTACGCCGGCAAAGAAGCTGGCGCATCTGTGCGAAGTCTTCGGGGTGAAGACCGCCTTCCAGGAAGGCGGCGAGAACGACCCGGTCAATCAACTGGCCGCGTACCATGTCGATCTTTCGAGCACCGCCTTCGGCATCCAGGAAGAGAATCACTTCCCGCCCTCAGTTCACGAAATGATGCCAGGCACGGCGCAGATCCGGCGCGGCTACATGTATGGCAGTGGAAAGCCTGGACTCGGGATCGACATCGATGAGGCGCTCGCTGCAAAGTACCCGATCACCGAGCCTAAGAATGGGGGCGCCTATCCAACAGATCGCTCGCTCGGCGGCACCGTTGTTACCCCTTAA
- a CDS encoding tetratricopeptide repeat protein has translation MRARVFTPLVLLMAFSSCQKEEKAVAREASVSSAQCAGCHPKEAASYRHVAMSRSFATLGAAPEFVEGRVAHAASGRQYAVLRRNGKLIQRRWELGPQGREEHVMELEATHVIGSGHHAKTYVHRQTSGEMIELPLSWYSQEKRWDLSPGFDQPTPKDFTRLVDERCLFCHNGYPDAEGKLAEGIDCQRCHGPGARHVELASAGKPAAAAIVNPKKLDPVRQEEVCLQCHLETTSAELPAMLRRFDRAADTFRPGETPGTYVVHFDDGRSDKFEVVNQGYRMRQSACYLKSGGKLQCTSCHSPHAARAADFRTQCLSCHTAPHRTEDCISCHMPRRPVDDVPHVRMTDHKIAIPGKERTATAQGLDIYAPALRGPDRDLYLGAALVLNGKGRKEGIAMLERVADAPGRGLAVLGEAYFAEGRLADAMATLRRALEKEPSLPKAHYNLGQVLAASGNPEEGRKELETALRLQPRFPEAEFTLANLLLKQGLPQDAEAHYQAALHLRPVYAEAASNLGSLLLSAGRLDAAQAALETALRIDPALATAHNNLGRFFAEKQDWAASLRHLQRAVKLDPSSLESSFNLAGVLQQSGDLRGAISAFRALLRSHPDFADGHLGLGQCLGDAGQIDAAIAEFREALRLRPGHPLAQQNLAVALSLRGR, from the coding sequence ATGCGCGCGCGGGTTTTTACACCGCTGGTATTGCTGATGGCCTTCTCCTCCTGTCAAAAGGAAGAGAAGGCCGTTGCACGTGAGGCATCCGTTTCTTCCGCGCAGTGTGCCGGTTGCCATCCGAAGGAAGCCGCGAGTTACCGGCATGTGGCGATGTCGCGTTCTTTCGCCACATTGGGCGCGGCACCTGAGTTTGTGGAGGGCCGCGTCGCGCATGCCGCGAGTGGGCGCCAGTATGCGGTGCTCCGGCGTAATGGAAAGCTAATCCAGCGCCGTTGGGAGCTTGGGCCTCAGGGCAGGGAAGAGCATGTGATGGAGCTTGAGGCGACACACGTGATCGGCTCGGGGCATCATGCGAAGACCTATGTCCATCGACAGACGAGTGGCGAGATGATCGAACTGCCGCTGAGTTGGTATTCGCAGGAGAAGCGTTGGGATTTGAGTCCTGGTTTTGATCAGCCAACTCCGAAGGATTTTACGCGGCTGGTGGATGAGCGTTGCCTGTTTTGTCATAACGGCTATCCGGATGCAGAGGGCAAGCTTGCCGAAGGAATCGATTGCCAGCGCTGCCATGGGCCGGGCGCCCGCCATGTCGAGCTAGCCAGTGCAGGAAAGCCTGCTGCTGCGGCAATTGTGAATCCAAAGAAGCTCGACCCTGTGCGGCAGGAGGAAGTTTGTCTGCAGTGCCATCTTGAGACGACGAGCGCGGAACTGCCTGCGATGCTGCGGCGTTTCGATCGCGCTGCGGATACGTTCCGTCCGGGCGAGACGCCAGGTACTTATGTTGTGCACTTTGATGATGGGCGTAGTGACAAGTTTGAGGTGGTGAATCAGGGCTATCGCATGCGGCAGTCCGCCTGTTATCTGAAGAGCGGAGGCAAGCTCCAATGTACGAGTTGTCATAGTCCGCATGCGGCGCGGGCGGCGGATTTCCGGACGCAGTGTCTATCCTGCCATACGGCGCCACATCGGACGGAGGATTGTATTTCTTGCCACATGCCACGGCGGCCCGTGGACGATGTACCGCATGTGCGCATGACCGATCATAAGATTGCAATTCCCGGCAAGGAGAGAACTGCTACTGCGCAAGGATTGGATATCTATGCGCCTGCGCTGCGGGGGCCTGACCGGGACTTGTATCTGGGCGCAGCGCTGGTCTTGAATGGCAAGGGGCGCAAGGAAGGGATCGCGATGCTTGAGCGTGTCGCGGATGCTCCCGGGCGCGGCCTTGCGGTCTTGGGAGAAGCCTATTTCGCAGAAGGGCGATTGGCCGATGCGATGGCGACTCTGCGGCGGGCTCTCGAGAAGGAGCCGTCTTTGCCCAAAGCTCATTACAATCTTGGACAGGTTCTTGCCGCAAGTGGGAACCCCGAGGAGGGGCGCAAAGAACTCGAGACGGCGCTTCGTTTGCAGCCGCGGTTTCCTGAGGCCGAGTTTACGCTCGCGAATCTATTGCTGAAGCAGGGCCTGCCGCAGGATGCCGAAGCGCACTACCAGGCCGCCTTGCATCTGCGTCCGGTCTATGCGGAGGCAGCGAGTAATCTTGGCAGCTTGCTGCTGTCGGCGGGACGCTTGGATGCCGCACAGGCGGCACTGGAAACCGCGCTGCGCATCGATCCCGCTCTGGCTACGGCGCACAACAATCTTGGGCGCTTCTTTGCGGAGAAGCAGGACTGGGCTGCTTCGCTTCGCCATCTCCAGCGAGCTGTGAAGCTCGATCCCTCGAGTCTTGAGAGCAGCTTCAATCTGGCTGGTGTTCTGCAGCAGAGTGGAGATCTGCGCGGTGCGATCTCAGCCTTTCGCGCGCTGCTCCGCAGTCATCCGGATTTCGCCGATGGGCATCTGGGGCTGGGGCAATGTCTGGGCGACGCCGGGCAGATCGATGCGGCGATTGCAGAGTTCCGCGAGGCACTGCGCTTGCGTCCTGGACATCCGCTGGCGCAGCAGAACCTGGCTGTGGCGCTGTCTCTTCGAGGGCGCTGA
- a CDS encoding thioredoxin-like domain-containing protein, producing the protein MFRVAALLAVLAISNGYSQNKMFDGIVNAPEFPDGLSWLNSTAPIKLKELRGKFVLLDFWTFCCINCMHVIPDLKKLEAKYAEELVVIGVHSAKFRNEKETTQIREAVLRYGVKHPVVNDADFQIWNSYTAKAWPTFVLINPIGKIIGSMSGEGVYAPVDQLLSEAIPYFLAKKQLLRSPLNNTLEAAARPETLLSYPGKISADAAGRRLFISDSSHHRILITSASGKILDVIGSGDEGAADGAFETAQMNQPQGTFLHNDILYIADTENHLLRAANLKTRQLQTVLGTGEQALRLNVPGTGRTVALNSPWDVLVENGQAYIAMAGSHQIWSADIKTWQAQPFAGSARENISDGKRSEAALAQTSGLASNGKQIYFADSETSSIRSVDLGPEGRVKTLVGKGLFDFGDQDGACASARFQHPLGVALAGDLLYVADTYNSKIKAIQLSNCRSETMAGDGSKTLRNGKAASAAFNEPGGLAWLDQKLYVADTNNHVIRVIDVQQKSVSSLELTGLEKRSSRRQDHFNGRELRLNPIDVQPGHTSLVVSIQLPAGYKLNHEAPLYLHWTGLDAEQAAETLQFPVKIPITSLQGKTDLTIDAIIYYCTSEQSVCLVDRIRTRVELRPAQSAPATIPLTLAVRKPGKV; encoded by the coding sequence ATGTTCCGAGTCGCTGCGCTTCTGGCCGTCCTCGCAATCAGCAATGGATACTCTCAAAACAAGATGTTCGACGGAATCGTAAACGCGCCGGAGTTTCCTGATGGTTTGTCCTGGCTCAATAGCACAGCGCCGATCAAGCTCAAGGAACTGCGCGGCAAGTTTGTGCTGCTTGATTTCTGGACCTTCTGCTGCATCAACTGCATGCATGTGATCCCAGACCTCAAGAAGCTGGAGGCAAAATATGCCGAGGAACTGGTGGTGATTGGAGTGCATTCCGCAAAGTTCCGAAATGAGAAAGAGACGACTCAGATTCGGGAAGCGGTGCTTCGCTACGGCGTGAAGCACCCTGTTGTCAACGATGCCGACTTCCAGATCTGGAACAGCTATACGGCAAAAGCATGGCCGACCTTCGTGCTCATCAATCCGATCGGAAAGATCATCGGTTCGATGTCCGGAGAAGGCGTCTATGCGCCTGTGGACCAGTTACTGAGCGAGGCAATCCCCTATTTTCTTGCGAAGAAGCAACTCCTTCGCTCGCCACTGAACAACACACTAGAAGCGGCCGCACGCCCCGAGACGCTGCTCTCCTACCCCGGTAAGATTTCCGCCGATGCGGCAGGCAGACGGCTCTTCATCAGCGACTCCAGCCACCACCGCATTCTGATCACAAGCGCCTCGGGCAAGATCCTCGATGTCATTGGCAGCGGCGACGAAGGTGCGGCGGATGGCGCCTTTGAAACAGCGCAGATGAATCAACCGCAAGGCACCTTCTTGCACAACGACATTCTGTACATTGCCGACACCGAGAATCATTTGCTCCGCGCAGCAAACCTCAAAACCCGCCAATTGCAGACAGTGCTGGGCACCGGCGAACAGGCCTTACGCTTGAATGTTCCGGGAACAGGCCGCACCGTCGCGCTGAACTCGCCTTGGGATGTGTTGGTGGAGAATGGACAGGCTTATATCGCCATGGCGGGATCTCATCAGATCTGGTCCGCAGACATCAAGACCTGGCAGGCGCAGCCCTTTGCCGGATCGGCCCGCGAAAACATTAGTGACGGCAAACGTTCTGAAGCCGCGCTGGCCCAAACCAGCGGATTGGCCAGTAACGGGAAGCAGATCTACTTTGCAGATAGCGAGACCAGTTCGATCCGCAGCGTCGATCTGGGGCCGGAGGGCCGTGTCAAGACCCTGGTGGGCAAGGGGCTTTTTGATTTTGGCGATCAGGACGGTGCCTGCGCCAGCGCCCGCTTTCAGCATCCGCTTGGCGTCGCCCTCGCCGGAGACCTGCTCTATGTTGCCGACACCTACAACAGCAAAATCAAAGCCATCCAGCTCAGCAATTGCCGCAGCGAAACAATGGCTGGCGATGGCAGCAAAACACTGCGCAATGGCAAAGCGGCATCCGCCGCATTCAACGAACCTGGCGGGCTTGCCTGGCTCGATCAAAAGCTCTATGTCGCGGATACAAACAACCACGTCATCCGCGTCATCGACGTCCAGCAGAAGAGCGTTTCATCCCTCGAACTCACTGGACTTGAGAAGCGCTCCAGCCGCCGGCAGGATCACTTCAACGGCCGTGAACTCCGCCTCAATCCGATCGATGTACAGCCAGGCCATACCAGCCTTGTTGTTTCAATCCAACTGCCTGCGGGCTACAAGCTGAACCACGAAGCGCCACTGTATCTCCACTGGACAGGCCTCGACGCAGAACAGGCGGCAGAAACCTTGCAATTCCCGGTGAAGATTCCGATCACCAGCTTGCAAGGCAAGACAGACCTCACCATCGACGCCATCATCTACTACTGCACCAGCGAGCAAAGTGTCTGCCTGGTCGACAGGATCCGCACGCGGGTGGAATTGCGGCCGGCGCAATCAGCGCCAGCCACAATCCCACTCACCCTAGCCGTCCGCAAGCCCGGCAAGGTCTAA